In Labrus bergylta chromosome 6, fLabBer1.1, whole genome shotgun sequence, the following proteins share a genomic window:
- the LOC136179492 gene encoding uncharacterized protein yields MKHRLQCIVHSTERSIGCNLPSLHDLYTSRTLRSNLPSRHDLYTSRTLRSNLPFLHDLYTSRTLRSNLPSLHDLYTSRTLRSNLPSLDTSRNLRSNLPSLHNLYTSRTLRSNLPSLDTSRNLRSNLPSLHDLYTSRTLRSNLPSFHDLYTSRTLRSNLPSLHDLYTSRALLGHAGLGQSNNGLRPAPQLSYSLRSQRGLKRLLIPESPAVLHTYV; encoded by the coding sequence ATGAAACACAGACTGCAGTGTATCGTCCACTCTACAGAGAGGTCGATTGGCTGCAACCTGCCATCTCTCCATGACCTGTacacctccaggaccctgaggtcCAACCTACCATCTCGCCATGACCTGTacacctccaggaccctgaggtcCAACCTACCATTTCTCCACGACCTGTacacctccaggaccctgaggtcCAACCTTCCATCTCTCCACGACCTGTacacctccaggaccctgaggtcCAACCTCCCATCTCTCGACACCTCCAGGAACCTGAGGTCCAACCTACCATCTCTCCACAACCTGTacacctccaggaccctgaggtcCAACCTCCCATCTCTCGACACCTCCAGGAACCTGAGGTCCAACCTACCATCTCTCCACGACCTGTacacctccaggaccctgaggtcCAACCTACCATCTTTCCACGACCTGTacacctccaggaccctgaggtcCAATCTACCATCTCTCCATGACCTGTACACCTCCAGGGCcctgttgggccacgcaggcttaggacagtcaaacaatggacttcgGCCTGCACCTCaattgagttattcactgagatcacaaagaggcctaaaacgactcttaatcccagaatcccctgcggtacttcacacctacgtgtga